In Stigmatopora argus isolate UIUO_Sarg chromosome 17, RoL_Sarg_1.0, whole genome shotgun sequence, the following are encoded in one genomic region:
- the riok3 gene encoding serine/threonine-protein kinase RIO3, with product MNQSGVTAETPKSPWGVTAPAASTCSLADVMSEQLARQLLEEDHDDFGDESVARMAGDTASDLMLAEVLQMQYDREFDHQLRREERKFNGDSKVSISFENYRTVHPYEDSDSSEDEVDWQDTPRDPYRAAKPQTTPRRGFAGKGKNITTKHDPETCGRKNTARMENFAPEVHVGDGLGMDLKLSNPVFNSLKRHCASEQRRSARLHEKKEHSTAEQAVDPRTRLLMYKMVNAGVLESINGCVSTGKESVVFHANGGSLDEKALPDEVVLKVFKTTLNEFKNRDRYIKDDYRFVDRFTKLNPRKIIRLWAEKEMHNLARMKKAGLPCPDVLLLRKHILVMSFIGRDHVPAPKLKDAVLSDEESRDAFRQVLHLMKTLFGECHLVHADLSEYNMLWHRQKVWLIDVSQSVEPTHPHGLEFLFRDCRNVSTFFQKRGVSEAPGAFELFNAVTGLDLPVGDEDEAEFFAQIVALEKRNEDHVQRRGKKSYAAAEEEEEDDDDEEEEEDADPPLQADVHD from the exons ATGAATCAAAGTGGAGTGACTGCCGAAACGCCCAAG AGCCCGTGGGGCGTGACGGCGCCGGCCGCGTCGACGTGCTCGTTGGCGGACGTGATGAGCGAGCAGCTGGCCAGGCAGCTGCTGGAAGAAGACCACGACGACTTTGGTGACGAGTCGGTGGCTCGGAT ggccgGCGACACGGCCAGCGACCTGATGCTGGCCGAGGTGCTCCAGATGCAGTACGACCGAGAGTTCGACCATCAGCTGCGACGAGAAGAGAGGAAGTTCAATGGAGATAGCAAAG TGTCCATCTCGTTTGAGAACTACCGCACGGTTCACCCTTACGAGGACAGTGACAGCTCGGAGGACGAAGTGGACTGGCAGGACACGCCGCGTGACCCCTACAGGGCCG CCAAGCCCCAGACGACGCCCAGGCGAGGTTTCGCCGGGAAAGGCAAAAACATCACCACCAAACACGACCCGGAGACGTGCGGCCGGAAGAACACGGCGCGCATGGAAAAC TTCGCTCCCGAGGTGCATGTGGGCGACGGGCTGGGGATGGACCTCAAGCTGTCCAATCCGGTCTTCAACTCGCTCAAGCGGCACTGCGCCAGCGAGCAGCGGCGAAGCGCCCGGCTGCACGAGAAGAAGGAGCACTCCACCGCC GAGCAAGCGGTGGACCCCCGCACGCGTCTGCTCATGTACAAGATGGTCAACGCCGGCGTGCTGGAGAGCATCAACGGCTGCGTCAGCACCGGCAAAGAGTCGGTGGTCTTCCACGCCAACGGAGGAAG CCTGGACGAGAAGGCGCTCCCGGACGAGGTGGTCCTGAAAGTGTTCAAGACCACCCTGAATGAGTTCAAGAACCGAGACCGCTACATCAAAGACGACTACCGCTTCGTGGACCGCTTCACCAAACTCAACCCGCGCAAGATCATCCGCTTGTGGGCCGAGAAGGAGATGCACAACCTGGCCAG GATGAAGAAGGCGGGTCTTCCGTGTCCCGACGTCCTTCTGCTGAGGAAGCACATCCTGGTCATGTCTTTCATCGGACGGGATCACGTCCCCGCCCCCAAACTGAAAGACGCCGTCCTGAGCGACGAGGAGAGCCGGGACGCCTTCCGGCAGGTTCTGCAC TTGATGAAGACGCTGTTTGGCGAGTGCCATCTGGTCCACGCCGACCTGAGCGAGTACAACATGCTGTGGCACCGGCAAAAG GTGTGGTTGATCGACGTGAGCCAGTCGGTGGAGCCCACTCACCCCCACGGCCTGGAGTTCCTCTTCCGCGACTGCCGGAACGTCTCCACG tTCTTCCAGAAACGAGGCGTGAGCGAGGCGCCGGGCGCCTTTGAGCTTTTCAACGCCGTGACGGGATTGGACCTTCCCGTGGGGGACGAGGACGAGGCCGAGTTTTTCGCCCAG ATCGTGGCCTTGGAGAAGAGAAACGAGGACCACGTGCAGCGGCGGGGAAAGAAAAGTTATGCGGcggccgaggaggaggaggaagatgacgacgacgaagaggaggaggaggacgccgACCCTCCCTTGCAAGCCGACGTTCACGATTAG
- the LOC144091999 gene encoding uncharacterized protein LOC144091999 isoform X1 translates to MDKETAPSRVAPGSGPSGVGASPLPPAPPRLTPQPALSPAPPPTPVTASPPPPLTPAPKAVASRTSSVPVPGTPPKLSSPALHAYARPVLPGSPSSSLATATLTNGSARSLPVPGSNTITPFHTPASPPGRQVSQPQPTNRNPQSQSASQQALLLGKVLKGAGQEQVLLRAQMLILTSAMRSGPASSCSPPSPLSASAQNAAPAGGGPPSLRPKPPASVPPQPCRPQAALFPPLRPRPRAEIRTAPLRHLSVPPPTLYSPVRALPLRPKLQPAAPRAPPWAPAVLRPPEPSASARPRIVAPASSVPPLGAREAPPLLPPAPSETGARNDATRGTLQAGAALPERRPTDAAEEGRREPPDRARHPDEVTSGGGDAEEVASGAGSGPACRTLSGEPLPEAHRAPTPEVCRVVPEAPEQKTIREEEEPLGRDVHGVHGPVSALSDNHSASSGPSSPPPSPSAALNLSLRRVSSEDQEGPAGGSREPPAWPPGGRVLTHLVEGFVIQEGLAPFPVNRSSLLLPPEAAASPPRVNGSRGPATAGPEPSEHSPRSRDSAEDPGRRGARRGRGVLRCQFCGKRGHAHNFMRSKRFCSTSCARGFNVRLTKRLRALSAGRGDETAPVLRRARPVPGKPLLLRLPRDLWSAGRREKRQKAAPPGDGNGEEDQAVEEMEDRAAVTESPPSAGAVETDPSQWSVEQVTAFVRQLPGCGEVSSAFRLQEIDGQALLLLTEEHLMSGMNLKLGPALKICAHINALKHP, encoded by the exons ATGGACAAGGAGACGGCGCCGTCCAGAGTCGCTCCGGGCTCCGGCCCGTCGGGAGTCGGCGCCTCCCCCCTGCCCCCGGCGCCTCCGCGACTCACGCCTCAGCCGGCGCTCTCGCCGGCTCCCCCGCCGACGCCCGTCACGGCCTCGCCGCCGCCCCCTCTGACCCCCGCGCCCAAGGCGGTGGCGTCCAGGACTTCGTCCGTTCCCGTCCCGGGAACACCCCCTAAGCTGAGTTCCCCGGCCCTTCACGCTTACGCCCGGCCCGTCCTGCCCGGCTCTCCCTCCTCCTCTTTGGCCACCGCCACGCTGACCAACGGGAGCGCGAGGAGCTTGCCCGTGCCCGGCTCCAACACCATCACGCCCTTCCACACGCCCGCTAGCCCACCCGGAAGACAG GTGTCGCAACCCCAGCCGACCAATCGGAACCCTCAGAGTCAGAGCGCCTCCCAGCAGGCCTTGCTCCTGGGAAAAGTGCTCAAGGGGGCGGGCCAAGAGCAGGTGCTGCTCCGAGCTCAGATG CTGATTCTCACCTCTGCTATGCGGAGCGGCCCCGCCTCCTCCTGctctcccccctcccccctttcCGCCTCGGCTCAG AACGCGGCGCCAGCGGGCGGGGGCCCCCCCTCGCTGCGTCCGAAGCCCCCCGCCTCGGTCCCGCCCCAGCCGTGCCGCCCGCAGGCGGCGCTCTTCCCGCCGCTGCGACCCCGTCCCAGGGCCGAGATCCGCACGGCGCCGCTTCGCCACCTATCGGTGCCTCCCCCAA CGCTGTACTCGCCGGTGCGAGCGCTCCCCCTCCGACCCAAACTTCAGCCGGCGGCCCCGCGGGCGCCCCCGTGGGCGCCCGCCGTCCTCCGGCCCCCGGAGCCGTCGGCGTCGGCGCGGCCGAGGATCGTCGCGCCGGCCTCGAGCGTCCCGCCCCTCGGCGCGCGGGAAGCGCCTCCCCTCCTCCCCCCGGCTCCATCGGAAACCGGCGCCCGAAATGACGCCACGCGGGGAACTCTGCAGGCGGGCGCCGCCCTCCCGGAGCGGCGGCCCACGGACGCGGCGGAAGAAGGGCGGCGCGAGCCGCCGGACCGAGCGAGACACCCGGACGAGGTGACGTCCGGCGGCGGAGACGCAGAGGAGGTGGCGTCGGGCGCCGGAAGCGGGCCGGCGTGCCGTACGCTTTCCGGGGAGCCGCTCCCGGAAGCCCATCGAGCGCCGACCCCGGAGGTTTGCCGCGTGGTGCCGGAGGCTCCGGAACAAAAGACCATTCGGGAGGAAGAGGAGCCCCTTGGCCGCGACGTCCACGGCGTCCACGGCCCCGTGTCCGCGCTGTCCGACAACCACTCAG CCTCGTCCGGCCCGTCGTCTCCGCCCCCGTCCCCTTCCGCGGCCCTCAACCTCAGTCTACGGCGGGTATCCTCCGAGGACCAGGAGGGGCCGGCGGGCGGGTCTCGGGAGCCGCCGGCCTGGCCCCCTGGTGGCCGCGTCCTGACTCACCTGGTGGAAGGTTTCGTCATCCAGGAAGGACTGGCGCCCTTTCCC GTCAACCGCTCGTCGCTGCTCTTGCCCCCCGAGGCGGCCGCGTCGCCGCCGCGAGTCAACGGGAGTCGCggcccggcgacggcgggcCCCGAACCTTCGGAACATTCCCCCCGCTCGCGGGACAGCGCCGAGGACCCCGGACGAC GCGGCGCCCGGCGAGGGCGAGGCGTCCTGCGCTGCCAGTTCTGCGGCAAGAGGGGCCACGCCCACAATTTCATGCGCTCCAAACGCTTCTGCTCCACCTCCTGCGCTCGCGG GTTCAACGTCCGCCTCACCAAGCGCCTGCGAGCGCTGAGCGCCGGGCGCGGGGACGAGACGGCGCCCGTCCTCCGCCGGGCGCGACCCGTGCCCGGGAAGCCGCTCCTGCTCCGACTG CCCCGAGACCTCTGGAGCGCCGGACGTCGAGAGAAGCGGCAAAAGGCGGCGCCGCCGGGGGACGGGAACGGTGAGGAGGACCAAGCtgtggaggagatggaggaccGAGCGGCGGTCACGGAGAGCCCGCCGTCCGCCGGCGCCGTGGAGACGGACCCCTCGCAGTGGAGCGTGGAGCAAGTGACGGCGTTCGTCCGGCAGCTGCCAG GCTGCGGCGAGGTGTCGTCGGCGTTCCGCCTCCAGGAGATTGACGGGCAGGCCTTGCTGCTGCTGACCGAGGAGCACCTGATGAGCGGCATGAACCTCAAACTGGGCCCCGCCCTCAAGATCTGCGCGCACATCAACGCGCTCAAGCACCCCTAG
- the LOC144091999 gene encoding uncharacterized protein LOC144091999 isoform X2, with protein MDKETAPSRVAPGSGPSGVGASPLPPAPPRLTPQPALSPAPPPTPVTASPPPPLTPAPKAVASRTSSVPVPGTPPKLSSPALHAYARPVLPGSPSSSLATATLTNGSARSLPVPGSNTITPFHTPASPPGRQVSQPQPTNRNPQSQSASQQALLLGKVLKGAGQEQVLLRAQMNAAPAGGGPPSLRPKPPASVPPQPCRPQAALFPPLRPRPRAEIRTAPLRHLSVPPPTLYSPVRALPLRPKLQPAAPRAPPWAPAVLRPPEPSASARPRIVAPASSVPPLGAREAPPLLPPAPSETGARNDATRGTLQAGAALPERRPTDAAEEGRREPPDRARHPDEVTSGGGDAEEVASGAGSGPACRTLSGEPLPEAHRAPTPEVCRVVPEAPEQKTIREEEEPLGRDVHGVHGPVSALSDNHSASSGPSSPPPSPSAALNLSLRRVSSEDQEGPAGGSREPPAWPPGGRVLTHLVEGFVIQEGLAPFPVNRSSLLLPPEAAASPPRVNGSRGPATAGPEPSEHSPRSRDSAEDPGRRGARRGRGVLRCQFCGKRGHAHNFMRSKRFCSTSCARGFNVRLTKRLRALSAGRGDETAPVLRRARPVPGKPLLLRLPRDLWSAGRREKRQKAAPPGDGNGEEDQAVEEMEDRAAVTESPPSAGAVETDPSQWSVEQVTAFVRQLPGCGEVSSAFRLQEIDGQALLLLTEEHLMSGMNLKLGPALKICAHINALKHP; from the exons ATGGACAAGGAGACGGCGCCGTCCAGAGTCGCTCCGGGCTCCGGCCCGTCGGGAGTCGGCGCCTCCCCCCTGCCCCCGGCGCCTCCGCGACTCACGCCTCAGCCGGCGCTCTCGCCGGCTCCCCCGCCGACGCCCGTCACGGCCTCGCCGCCGCCCCCTCTGACCCCCGCGCCCAAGGCGGTGGCGTCCAGGACTTCGTCCGTTCCCGTCCCGGGAACACCCCCTAAGCTGAGTTCCCCGGCCCTTCACGCTTACGCCCGGCCCGTCCTGCCCGGCTCTCCCTCCTCCTCTTTGGCCACCGCCACGCTGACCAACGGGAGCGCGAGGAGCTTGCCCGTGCCCGGCTCCAACACCATCACGCCCTTCCACACGCCCGCTAGCCCACCCGGAAGACAG GTGTCGCAACCCCAGCCGACCAATCGGAACCCTCAGAGTCAGAGCGCCTCCCAGCAGGCCTTGCTCCTGGGAAAAGTGCTCAAGGGGGCGGGCCAAGAGCAGGTGCTGCTCCGAGCTCAGATG AACGCGGCGCCAGCGGGCGGGGGCCCCCCCTCGCTGCGTCCGAAGCCCCCCGCCTCGGTCCCGCCCCAGCCGTGCCGCCCGCAGGCGGCGCTCTTCCCGCCGCTGCGACCCCGTCCCAGGGCCGAGATCCGCACGGCGCCGCTTCGCCACCTATCGGTGCCTCCCCCAA CGCTGTACTCGCCGGTGCGAGCGCTCCCCCTCCGACCCAAACTTCAGCCGGCGGCCCCGCGGGCGCCCCCGTGGGCGCCCGCCGTCCTCCGGCCCCCGGAGCCGTCGGCGTCGGCGCGGCCGAGGATCGTCGCGCCGGCCTCGAGCGTCCCGCCCCTCGGCGCGCGGGAAGCGCCTCCCCTCCTCCCCCCGGCTCCATCGGAAACCGGCGCCCGAAATGACGCCACGCGGGGAACTCTGCAGGCGGGCGCCGCCCTCCCGGAGCGGCGGCCCACGGACGCGGCGGAAGAAGGGCGGCGCGAGCCGCCGGACCGAGCGAGACACCCGGACGAGGTGACGTCCGGCGGCGGAGACGCAGAGGAGGTGGCGTCGGGCGCCGGAAGCGGGCCGGCGTGCCGTACGCTTTCCGGGGAGCCGCTCCCGGAAGCCCATCGAGCGCCGACCCCGGAGGTTTGCCGCGTGGTGCCGGAGGCTCCGGAACAAAAGACCATTCGGGAGGAAGAGGAGCCCCTTGGCCGCGACGTCCACGGCGTCCACGGCCCCGTGTCCGCGCTGTCCGACAACCACTCAG CCTCGTCCGGCCCGTCGTCTCCGCCCCCGTCCCCTTCCGCGGCCCTCAACCTCAGTCTACGGCGGGTATCCTCCGAGGACCAGGAGGGGCCGGCGGGCGGGTCTCGGGAGCCGCCGGCCTGGCCCCCTGGTGGCCGCGTCCTGACTCACCTGGTGGAAGGTTTCGTCATCCAGGAAGGACTGGCGCCCTTTCCC GTCAACCGCTCGTCGCTGCTCTTGCCCCCCGAGGCGGCCGCGTCGCCGCCGCGAGTCAACGGGAGTCGCggcccggcgacggcgggcCCCGAACCTTCGGAACATTCCCCCCGCTCGCGGGACAGCGCCGAGGACCCCGGACGAC GCGGCGCCCGGCGAGGGCGAGGCGTCCTGCGCTGCCAGTTCTGCGGCAAGAGGGGCCACGCCCACAATTTCATGCGCTCCAAACGCTTCTGCTCCACCTCCTGCGCTCGCGG GTTCAACGTCCGCCTCACCAAGCGCCTGCGAGCGCTGAGCGCCGGGCGCGGGGACGAGACGGCGCCCGTCCTCCGCCGGGCGCGACCCGTGCCCGGGAAGCCGCTCCTGCTCCGACTG CCCCGAGACCTCTGGAGCGCCGGACGTCGAGAGAAGCGGCAAAAGGCGGCGCCGCCGGGGGACGGGAACGGTGAGGAGGACCAAGCtgtggaggagatggaggaccGAGCGGCGGTCACGGAGAGCCCGCCGTCCGCCGGCGCCGTGGAGACGGACCCCTCGCAGTGGAGCGTGGAGCAAGTGACGGCGTTCGTCCGGCAGCTGCCAG GCTGCGGCGAGGTGTCGTCGGCGTTCCGCCTCCAGGAGATTGACGGGCAGGCCTTGCTGCTGCTGACCGAGGAGCACCTGATGAGCGGCATGAACCTCAAACTGGGCCCCGCCCTCAAGATCTGCGCGCACATCAACGCGCTCAAGCACCCCTAG